ATCAAGTTCTCTTTTGATCTTTCTGACTACAGGCGGACCCTGGTATACTAGAGCCGTGTAGAGCTGGACAAGAGAAGCTCCTGCACGAATCTTATCTAGGGCATCCTGTCCGCTGGCCACTCCACCAACTCCAACAATGGGTAACTTCCCTACAAACTCACACAAAAGCTTATTTCCTTATTAACCAAATCCACTTTGGACATTTCAATCTATCATTTCAAATtccaaatacaaattaaatgtgtaaaagacaaaaataaggCTTTGGCCTGTTACCATTTAAGGGTACCTTGTGTCAATGTGTACATCTCTCGCACTGTTTGAGTGGACAGCTCTTTCAGAGGTTGACCACTGAGGCCCCctatttcatgtttatttaggTCTTTTAGGGTGTCTGGCCTGGAAACTGTGGTGTTGGAAACCATCAAACCATCAACACCAacctgaaaaacacacaaaatctttcctATCTTCTAAATGAATTGGGCACAAAATTTTCATGTAATCTGTTTAGTCTGTGAAGACTGACCTCCATGATGACCTCAGCAATGTCTTGCTTGTCCTGTGTCGAAAGATCTGGCGCAATCTTCACCAGCACAGGCGGTCGGTTCTCACTCCGCAAGCAATCCCGCTCTTTAAGCACCTGAATAACCACCAGCACCAAATGATAGAgtggaaaaagaaaatacaaagctGAATAACACTTAAGACAACGTAATAATTCATTTTGgtcattcatttgttttaagGCAAGATTCAACCTGTATCtgacaaaacagatttcacttGTTTTGAAGCAAAAGCTTTCACTTTTATACAAAATCTAGACTTACTGTAGTACAGTGATATCATGGAAATGATAGAGGACTAATTGAACAgctgtatataaatatactaaacacTTTAATCAGCAATTCCTTTTCATATCACTTCTTTTTTACTCTGTTACTGCTATGATTTTATATGTTGTGAACTTTGAGACCATGCCACAGTTTGGCTGGTTAGCTTTCACAGATGCCCACCATTATTGGTATCTTTCTTCATTGATGGTCACTGAGAAGTAACAATGTAttcttacaaaataaaattagtttgaaacaccatttgagaattttttttattatattatagcaGATTATTTCATATACCATCATGGTATAATGTATGAATAGAAAGAGATTCTTGTGGTTAATTGtcacatgtaaatattgtacTGAGAGAGATGGACAGAATGGCAGAAAGGAAAAGGAAAGTTTGGTGTGATGCTACTTTTCACCTGTAGAAAAACATACAGCAAGATCCGATGATTtgacacgttttttttttattcatatttatattaaaatattacttttattaaaatatattactattaaatcACTAGATTTCTGTAAAATACAAGATTCATTTTACACCTATTGGtagagattttttatttaattgtgccCATATTTGTTTATGTATATCAATGGCTAGTATGTGTCATGTAAATGTGATTTGTCTttacatgtaattatttttttgtttgtttgtttttgaatattattttgaaaaatcacATACCCGTTTAAGAAATAATCAGTATTGAAAACGTATCAGTTCTGTGTCTGTATTGAATTTAAAAAGTGTGGTATTGCCCATCCCTACTTTATATATGCCTTCATCACTGAAATGATGAACTACCTTGTCCAGAAGGTGGCGCAGTTCTCCCTTGCCCTGTAGGTCTCTAAGGCCAGGAGTGTTGGGGCTGCTAACATTAACTACTAGGTAGTCAGCGAGAGGGCCCATTGTCTGCACTCCCTCCACATAATCTGACACCGCATCTGTAGAAAGCTTGTTCTTCCCCAGATTGATGCCAAGAGGTTTACCTGCTGATATTGGAAATGTATACTGTTACAGGGCAGTAGGACTTTTCCTGGCACAGCTGAACAGATGTATTCAAATAAGTAGGAAAAAGTACTGAATGTCTTTGTTATTTTCAAGGCATTAAGGGAAATTATGTTATGTAAAGATATGTTCACAGTcttgaggaaaaaataaaaaataaataaatccccaGTTCCCCACATAAACCTGCTGCCTTCAAAGTAAATACAACTAAAATTAGGaaattgtgtttattatttaccTTTTGTTAGTTCTGACTGGATATTCTTTCTGGCTTTCAACCTTTCTTGCAGTGCAGAAAGGCCACAACTATTGAACCCATATCTGAAATACACAAACCACGCTAAAGgtataatacataaattattgATGAAATATTTGCACTATACAAAAGTATTTGACATTTACAAAAGTACCATGTTACTACCATGGTTTGTGGTCACACCAGGATGGCAGATGGTATTCACTGCAGTATCAAGTAAATTCCATGACACTGGAGTTTGATAatcatgtgaaaaaaaaaaaaaaaaagtaatttccaTCTGACAgcatcactgaaaaaaaaaaaaagataattacattttctgaagagtCACTAAGTTTTTTCTGGATGGTTCACCAAATTTTACTAGTTTTCTAGGCAGT
The sequence above is a segment of the Onychostoma macrolepis isolate SWU-2019 chromosome 07, ASM1243209v1, whole genome shotgun sequence genome. Coding sequences within it:
- the dhodh gene encoding dihydroorotate dehydrogenase (quinone), mitochondrial isoform X2, whose product is MAGRLKKQAKDALKIIGCGSALFLGYLTASGDERFYASSLMPVLQRFVGAETAHVMAVRVIGLGLVPYNNYKDPASLEVHVMGRKFQNPVGLAAGFDKHGEAVDGLYRLGFGFVEVGTVTPKAQDGNPKPRVFRLESDQAVINRYGFNSCGLSALQERLKARKNIQSELTKAGKPLGINLGKNKLSTDAVSDYVEGVQTMGPLADYLVVNVSSPNTPGLRDLQGKGELRHLLDKVLKERDCLRSENRPPVLVKIAPDLSTQDKQDIAEVIMEVGVDGLMVSNTTVSRPDTLKDLNKHEIGGLSGQPLKELSTQTVREMYTLTQAFV
- the dhodh gene encoding dihydroorotate dehydrogenase (quinone), mitochondrial isoform X1; amino-acid sequence: MAGRLKKQAKDALKIIGCGSALFLGYLTASGDERFYASSLMPVLQRFVGAETAHVMAVRVIGLGLVPYNNYKDPASLEVHVMGRKFQNPVGLAAGFDKHGEAVDGLYRLGFGFVEVGTVTPKAQDGNPKPRVFRLESDQAVINRYGFNSCGLSALQERLKARKNIQSELTKAGKPLGINLGKNKLSTDAVSDYVEGVQTMGPLADYLVVNVSSPNTPGLRDLQGKGELRHLLDKVLKERDCLRSENRPPVLVKIAPDLSTQDKQDIAEVIMEVGVDGLMVSNTTVSRPDTLKDLNKHEIGGLSGQPLKELSTQTVREMYTLTQGKLPIVGVGGVASGQDALDKIRAGASLVQLYTALVYQGPPVVRKIKRELDDLLKAQGFTCVAEAVGADHRATEKTAKLQT